Proteins encoded in a region of the Streptomyces sp. PCS3-D2 genome:
- a CDS encoding spherulation-specific family 4 protein, with product MPHLTTPPGALTAAATGAGRLGLGIPGYAHPLLAPVEWAELTRPGTPLHWAVLNVTDGPGGRPDPHCTEAAAKLHRAGGTVLGHLAMRDGARSFGELVSDAHRFRDWYGVGGFYLAEAPADKADLDAVRRVVDALRSLGEDLRIVLGHGTHPYAGYAEAADQLVTFSGAWTDYRWSQVAEWTAEYPPERFCHLVHGVPRTHLEEAMRIARWQGAGTIWFTDRRAVGDRDPWASMPGYWDEIVSRIGTGVLE from the coding sequence GTGCCGCATCTGACCACTCCGCCCGGCGCCCTGACGGCAGCCGCGACCGGTGCGGGCCGTCTCGGGCTGGGCATCCCCGGCTACGCCCACCCGCTGCTCGCCCCCGTCGAGTGGGCCGAGCTGACCCGCCCGGGCACCCCGCTGCACTGGGCCGTGCTGAACGTCACGGACGGCCCGGGAGGCCGGCCCGACCCGCACTGCACCGAAGCGGCCGCCAAGCTGCACCGCGCGGGCGGCACGGTCCTGGGCCATCTCGCGATGCGGGACGGGGCGCGGTCCTTCGGTGAGCTGGTCTCCGACGCCCACCGCTTCCGCGACTGGTACGGCGTCGGCGGCTTCTACCTCGCCGAGGCCCCGGCCGACAAGGCGGACCTGGACGCGGTGCGCCGGGTCGTCGACGCCCTGCGGAGCCTGGGCGAGGACCTGCGGATCGTCCTCGGCCACGGCACCCACCCGTACGCGGGCTACGCGGAGGCCGCCGACCAGCTGGTCACCTTCTCCGGGGCCTGGACCGACTACCGCTGGTCGCAGGTGGCGGAGTGGACGGCGGAGTACCCGCCGGAGCGGTTCTGCCACCTGGTCCACGGAGTCCCGCGCACTCATCTGGAAGAGGCGATGCGGATCGCCCGCTGGCAGGGCGCCGGCACGATCTGGTTCACCGACCGGCGCGCCGTCGGGGACCGCGACCCGTGGGCCTCGATGCCCGGCTACTGGGACGAAATCGTCTCACGTATCGGAACAGGTGTCTTGGAATGA
- a CDS encoding MGMT family protein — protein MSEELPAYAERVLEAVERIPPGRVMTYGDVAEWLGEGGPRQVGRVMALYGGAVPWWRVVRADGLPLPGHQARALEHYRIEATPLRLAAGGDPRLDMRRARWDGSPGPEGGPDTGGPGPGRDDGRDEAHT, from the coding sequence ATGAGTGAGGAGCTGCCCGCGTACGCGGAGCGCGTACTGGAGGCCGTCGAGCGTATTCCGCCCGGCCGGGTGATGACATACGGGGACGTCGCCGAATGGCTCGGCGAGGGAGGGCCGCGCCAGGTCGGGCGCGTCATGGCCCTGTACGGGGGAGCCGTGCCCTGGTGGCGCGTGGTGCGGGCGGACGGGCTGCCGCTGCCCGGACACCAGGCGCGCGCCCTGGAGCACTACCGGATCGAGGCCACGCCGCTGCGCCTGGCGGCCGGCGGCGACCCGCGCCTGGACATGCGCCGGGCACGCTGGGACGGGTCCCCCGGGCCGGAGGGCGGTCCGGACACCGGCGGACCGGGCCCCGGACGGGACGACGGACGCGACGAGGCTCACACCTGA
- a CDS encoding ATP-dependent DNA helicase has product MITSSSDRTERRRTRTYDAYRLVRTGPERVDPPVLDAAQRAVVDHPGGPLLVLAGPGTGKTTTLVEAVAARVDAGTDPSRILILTFSRKAAVELRDRAALRLGGARAPQATTFHSFCYGLVRAHQDTDLFADPLRLLSGPEQDVMVRTLLEGQRRIRSIRWPDDLRAALTTRGFADEVRAVLARARELGLGPASLAGFADRIGRPDWKAAAAFLSEYLDVLDMQGTLDYAELLHRAVLLAERTPSLASAYDAIFVDEYQDTDASQLRLLRALTGHGGTLVAFGDPDQSIYAFRGADINNVLDFETAFPGAQVKALTAGRRSGAALLEATRLLTTRMPLPRLPAAAVRAHRALRATREGGRVEVFTYPTAGAELDNIADILRRAHLEDGVPWQDMAVLVRAGGRALPVMRRALVAAGVPVETDGTDTPLRHEPAVAPLLTALRLTATVPGGPGERTAPAGPHQATAPPVAAGGAVAAADPVDGSSGAADEAVVGGGHGADGDGGVEAALTLLASPLGGMDAADLRRLGRALREEERAAGVKVPAPSDVLLARALAEPERLTAHDPAHARGAQRLGLLLRKARELLQGGGTAEEALWILWDGTPWPDRLERQARRGGAAGRNADRDLDAVCALFDTAARAEERTGGSGALNFLEQLEAEDIAADTLTARTSRPDAVRLMTAHRSKGLEWSLVVVAGVQEGLWPDLRRRGSLLEADRIGRDGLAEPLTPGALLAEERRLFYVAATRARDRLVVTAVKAPAEDGDQPSRLLTELGVTPKDVTGRPRRPLAVPALVAELRATTVDPDASPALRDAAARRLARLAALTDDEDRPLVPAAHPQRWWGLYEPTRSSVPLRDRDRPVALSGSALDQLAHTCSLQWFLGREVKADAPSTAAQGFGNVVHVLADEVASGRTPADLAVLMERLDSVWDALAFDAPWKSAQEKENARAALERFLRWHTTDRGGRTAVATEHEFDVTLEAGDVAVRVRGSMDRVEADPQGRAYVVDFKTGKSAPSRDEVARHPQLAVYQLAVREGAVDEAFDGRRPAPGGAELVQLRQGAAQRDGGGTVPKVQAQEPLDGEWVGDLLATAASRVLDERFTPATGRHCDHCSFRSSCSARPEGRQTVE; this is encoded by the coding sequence GTGATCACCTCTTCCTCGGACCGCACCGAACGGCGGCGTACGCGGACCTACGACGCGTACCGCCTCGTGCGCACCGGGCCGGAACGGGTGGATCCCCCTGTGCTGGACGCAGCGCAGCGGGCGGTGGTTGACCACCCCGGCGGACCACTGCTGGTGCTGGCCGGACCGGGCACCGGGAAGACGACCACGCTGGTCGAAGCCGTCGCCGCCCGCGTGGACGCGGGTACGGACCCCTCCCGGATCCTGATCCTCACCTTCAGCCGCAAGGCGGCGGTCGAACTGCGCGACCGCGCCGCCCTGCGGCTCGGCGGGGCGCGCGCCCCACAGGCCACCACCTTCCATTCGTTCTGCTACGGACTGGTCCGCGCCCACCAGGACACCGACCTGTTCGCCGATCCGCTGCGGCTGCTGTCCGGCCCCGAGCAGGACGTGATGGTCCGCACCCTCCTGGAGGGCCAGCGCCGGATCCGCTCGATCCGCTGGCCGGACGACCTGCGGGCCGCGCTGACCACGCGCGGGTTCGCCGACGAGGTCCGGGCGGTCCTCGCCCGCGCCCGCGAGCTGGGCCTGGGCCCGGCGTCCCTCGCCGGCTTCGCCGACCGCATCGGCCGTCCCGACTGGAAGGCGGCGGCGGCCTTCCTCTCCGAGTACCTCGACGTCCTGGACATGCAGGGCACACTGGACTACGCCGAACTCCTGCACCGGGCGGTGCTCCTCGCGGAGCGGACCCCGTCGTTGGCCTCGGCCTATGACGCGATCTTCGTGGACGAGTACCAGGACACGGACGCCTCGCAGCTGCGGCTGCTGCGGGCGCTGACCGGGCACGGCGGCACGCTGGTCGCCTTCGGCGACCCGGACCAGTCGATCTACGCCTTCCGCGGCGCCGACATCAACAACGTGCTCGACTTCGAGACCGCCTTCCCGGGCGCACAGGTGAAAGCCCTGACGGCGGGCCGCCGCTCCGGCGCGGCCCTCCTGGAGGCGACCCGGCTCCTGACGACCCGCATGCCGCTGCCCCGCCTGCCGGCGGCCGCGGTCCGCGCGCACCGCGCCCTGCGGGCCACCCGGGAAGGCGGCCGGGTGGAGGTCTTCACCTACCCCACGGCCGGCGCCGAGCTGGACAACATCGCCGACATCCTGCGCCGGGCCCACCTGGAGGACGGGGTGCCGTGGCAGGACATGGCCGTCCTGGTCCGGGCCGGCGGGCGCGCCCTCCCGGTGATGCGCCGCGCCCTCGTCGCCGCCGGGGTCCCGGTCGAGACGGACGGCACGGACACCCCGCTGCGCCACGAACCGGCGGTGGCCCCCCTCCTGACGGCCCTCCGCCTGACGGCCACCGTCCCCGGCGGGCCCGGTGAGCGGACGGCTCCCGCGGGACCGCACCAGGCCACCGCCCCACCGGTTGCCGCAGGAGGGGCCGTCGCGGCGGCGGACCCCGTCGACGGGTCCTCGGGCGCGGCCGACGAGGCCGTCGTCGGGGGCGGACACGGCGCCGACGGTGACGGGGGCGTGGAAGCGGCGCTCACGCTCCTCGCCTCGCCGCTCGGCGGGATGGACGCCGCCGATCTGCGAAGGCTCGGCCGCGCCCTGCGCGAGGAGGAGCGGGCCGCGGGCGTCAAGGTGCCCGCACCGTCCGACGTCCTGCTCGCCCGCGCCCTCGCCGAGCCCGAGCGCCTCACCGCGCACGACCCGGCCCACGCCCGCGGCGCGCAGCGCCTCGGCCTGCTGCTGCGCAAGGCCCGCGAGCTCCTCCAGGGCGGCGGCACCGCCGAAGAGGCCCTGTGGATCCTCTGGGACGGCACCCCCTGGCCCGACCGGCTGGAGCGCCAGGCCCGGCGCGGCGGCGCGGCCGGCCGCAACGCCGACCGCGACCTCGACGCCGTCTGCGCCCTCTTCGACACCGCCGCCCGCGCCGAGGAGCGCACCGGCGGCAGCGGCGCGCTCAACTTCCTCGAACAACTGGAGGCGGAGGACATCGCCGCCGACACGTTGACGGCCCGCACCTCCCGCCCCGACGCGGTCAGGCTGATGACCGCCCACCGTTCCAAGGGTCTGGAGTGGTCCCTCGTCGTCGTCGCGGGCGTCCAGGAGGGACTCTGGCCCGACCTCCGCCGCCGCGGCTCGCTCCTGGAGGCGGACCGCATCGGCCGCGACGGCCTGGCCGAGCCCCTCACTCCCGGCGCCCTCCTCGCCGAGGAACGGCGCCTCTTCTACGTCGCCGCCACCCGCGCCCGCGACCGCCTCGTCGTCACCGCCGTCAAAGCCCCCGCCGAGGACGGCGACCAGCCCTCCCGCCTCCTCACCGAGCTCGGCGTCACCCCGAAGGACGTCACGGGCCGGCCCCGCCGCCCGCTCGCCGTACCGGCGCTCGTCGCGGAGCTGCGCGCCACCACCGTCGACCCGGACGCCTCGCCCGCCCTGCGCGACGCGGCCGCCCGCCGCCTCGCCCGCCTCGCCGCCCTCACCGACGACGAGGACCGCCCCCTGGTCCCCGCCGCGCACCCGCAGCGCTGGTGGGGCCTGTACGAGCCCACCCGCAGTAGCGTTCCGCTGCGCGACCGGGACCGGCCCGTCGCCCTCTCCGGCAGCGCCCTGGACCAGCTCGCGCACACCTGCTCCCTCCAGTGGTTCCTCGGCCGCGAGGTCAAGGCCGACGCCCCGTCCACCGCGGCCCAGGGCTTCGGCAACGTCGTCCACGTCCTCGCCGACGAGGTCGCCTCCGGCCGTACCCCCGCCGACCTGGCCGTCCTCATGGAACGGCTCGACTCGGTGTGGGACGCCCTCGCCTTCGACGCGCCCTGGAAGTCGGCCCAGGAGAAGGAGAACGCCCGCGCCGCCCTCGAACGCTTCCTGCGCTGGCACACCACCGACCGCGGAGGCCGGACGGCCGTGGCGACCGAGCACGAGTTCGACGTCACGCTCGAAGCCGGTGACGTCGCCGTCCGTGTCCGCGGCTCCATGGACCGCGTCGAGGCGGATCCGCAGGGGCGTGCGTACGTCGTCGACTTCAAGACCGGCAAGTCCGCGCCCAGCAGGGACGAGGTCGCCCGCCACCCCCAGCTCGCCGTCTACCAGCTCGCCGTCCGCGAGGGCGCCGTCGACGAGGCCTTCGACGGCCGGCGTCCCGCCCCCGGCGGCGCCGAGCTCGTCCAGCTCCGCCAGGGCGCCGCGCAGCGCGACGGCGGCGGCACGGTCCCCAAGGTCCAGGCCCAGGAGCCCCTCGACGGGGAGTGGGTGGGCGACCTGCTCGCCACCGCCGCCAGCCGCGTCCTGGACGAACGCTTCACGCCCGCCACGGGCCGCCACTGCGACCACTGCTCCTTCCGCAGCTCGTGCAGTGCCCGCCCCGAGGGCCGCCAGACCGTCGAGTGA
- the moeZ gene encoding adenylyltransferase/sulfurtransferase MoeZ produces the protein MSLPPLVEPAAELTVDEVRRYSRHLIIPDVGMDGQKRLKNAKVLAVGAGGLGSPALMYLAAAGVGTLGIVEFDEVDESNLQRQIIHSQSDIGRSKAESARDSVLGINPYVNVVLHEERLEAENVMEIFSQYDLIVDGTDNFATRYLVNDACVLLNKPYVWGSIYRFDGQASVFWSEHGPCYRCLYPEPPPPGMVPSCAEGGVLGVLCASIGSIQVTEAIKVLTGVGEPLVGRLMIYDALEMQYRQVKVRKDPDCAVCGPNATVKELIDYEAFCGVVSEEAQEAAAGSTITPKQLKEWIDGDELIEIIDVREVNEYEIVSIPGAKLIPKGEFLMGTALQDLPQDKRIVLHCKTGVRSAEVLAVLKSAGFADAVHVGGGVIGWVHQIEPEKPVY, from the coding sequence GTGTCGCTGCCACCCCTGGTCGAGCCGGCTGCTGAGCTCACCGTTGACGAGGTCCGTCGGTACTCCCGCCACCTGATCATCCCGGATGTCGGGATGGACGGTCAGAAGCGCCTGAAGAACGCCAAGGTGCTGGCCGTGGGCGCGGGCGGCCTCGGCTCGCCCGCCCTCATGTACCTGGCCGCGGCCGGCGTGGGCACGCTGGGCATCGTGGAGTTCGACGAGGTCGACGAGTCGAACCTGCAGCGCCAGATCATCCACAGCCAGTCGGACATCGGCCGCTCCAAGGCCGAGTCCGCCCGCGACAGCGTGCTGGGCATCAACCCGTACGTGAACGTGGTCCTCCACGAAGAGCGGCTCGAAGCCGAGAACGTGATGGAGATCTTCAGCCAGTACGACCTGATCGTCGACGGCACGGACAACTTCGCCACGCGCTACCTCGTCAACGACGCCTGCGTGCTGCTGAACAAGCCGTACGTCTGGGGTTCGATCTACCGCTTCGACGGCCAGGCCTCGGTCTTCTGGTCCGAGCACGGCCCCTGCTACCGCTGCCTCTACCCGGAGCCCCCGCCGCCGGGCATGGTGCCCAGCTGCGCCGAGGGCGGCGTCCTCGGCGTGCTCTGCGCGTCCATCGGCTCCATCCAGGTCACCGAGGCCATCAAGGTCCTCACCGGTGTCGGCGAGCCGCTGGTCGGCCGCTTGATGATCTACGACGCCCTGGAGATGCAGTACCGCCAGGTCAAGGTCCGCAAGGACCCCGACTGCGCGGTCTGCGGCCCGAACGCGACGGTCAAGGAGCTCATCGACTACGAGGCCTTCTGCGGCGTGGTCTCGGAAGAGGCCCAGGAGGCGGCCGCCGGCTCCACGATCACTCCGAAGCAGCTCAAGGAGTGGATCGACGGCGACGAGCTGATCGAGATCATCGACGTCCGCGAGGTCAACGAGTACGAGATCGTCTCGATCCCCGGCGCGAAGCTGATCCCCAAGGGCGAGTTCCTGATGGGCACGGCCCTCCAGGACCTGCCCCAGGACAAGCGCATCGTCTTGCACTGCAAGACGGGTGTCCGCAGTGCGGAAGTCCTGGCGGTCCTGAAGTCGGCGGGCTTCGCCGACGCGGTGCACGTCGGCGGTGGCGTCATCGGCTGGGTCCACCAGATCGAGCCCGAGAAGCCGGTCTACTGA
- a CDS encoding lysylphosphatidylglycerol synthase transmembrane domain-containing protein, whose translation MIRDQEETDVTTKEQGVSPPEGAAGDDGARPGDGPASRPQNRPEDLAPDRAPDLPAGRAPDGDAQAPHGHAPTDADRVEVDEPLLAARVHRPSDLVRLLVGILGIAVLLGIAAFAHGTTVGLEEDISKGTGQAPDLLIKVAALVSSIAVLLLPVAFAIERLIKRDGLRIADGVLAAVLAHGVTLATDLWVSQAAPGTIQDALTRPAGGGTLTDPVHGYLAPVIAYMTAVGMTRRPHWRVALWVVLLLNAFTMLVNGYTTPFSIILTVLIGWSVAYGTLYAVGSPNVRPTGQNLLAGLRRVGFQPVSAMRAETAEGPEASEAGDRGRRYHVTLEDGPPLDVTVVDREQQAQGFFYRVWRRLTLRGITTRRSLQSLRQALEQEALLAYAAIAAGANAPKLIATSELGPDAVMLVYEHLGGRPLDSLPDEEITDELTRNAWEQVHALQSRRIAHRRLTGDALVVDRSGNVTLTDLRGGEIAAGDLVLRMDVAQLLATLGLRVGAERSVASAVSVLGPDIVADCLPLLQPIALSRSTRASLRKLARERAEREREAVLESSRAAKAAREAGSAPPSAPTSAAAERKAEKKALDDALDEAREEDLLSQIRQQVLLIRPQAPVEPARLERIRPRTLVSFIAGAFGAYFLLTQLAHVDFGTIIADAQWGWVGAALAFSALTYFAAAMSLLGFVPERVSFLRTVVAQVAGSFVKLVAPAAVGGVALNTRFLQRAGVRPGLAVASVGASQLFGLASHILLLLSFGYLTGTEKTPEMTPSRAVIAGLLTVAVLVLVVTAVPFMRKFVVTRVRALFAGVVPRMLDVLQRPKKLVTGIGGMLLLTGCFVMCLDASIRAFGGGEAISYASIAVVFLAGNALGSAAPTPGGMGAVETTLTLGLIAAGLEKEVAISAVLLFRLMTFWLPVLPGWISFNFLTRKEAI comes from the coding sequence GTGATACGTGATCAAGAAGAGACGGATGTGACGACTAAGGAGCAGGGTGTGAGCCCTCCGGAAGGCGCGGCGGGGGACGACGGCGCGCGCCCTGGCGACGGCCCCGCCTCCCGCCCGCAGAACCGCCCCGAGGACCTCGCCCCCGACCGCGCCCCCGACCTCCCGGCCGGCCGCGCCCCCGACGGCGACGCGCAGGCCCCGCACGGCCACGCCCCGACCGACGCCGACCGGGTCGAGGTCGACGAACCGCTGCTCGCCGCCCGCGTGCACCGGCCCTCCGACCTCGTACGCCTGCTCGTGGGCATCCTCGGCATCGCCGTCCTGCTCGGCATCGCCGCCTTCGCACACGGCACCACCGTCGGGCTGGAGGAGGACATCAGCAAGGGCACCGGCCAGGCGCCGGACCTGCTGATCAAGGTCGCGGCGCTGGTCTCCAGCATCGCGGTGCTGCTGCTCCCGGTCGCCTTCGCGATCGAGCGGCTGATCAAACGCGACGGGCTGCGCATCGCCGACGGCGTGCTCGCGGCCGTCCTCGCGCACGGCGTCACCCTGGCCACCGACCTGTGGGTCTCCCAGGCCGCCCCCGGCACCATCCAGGACGCCCTGACCCGTCCCGCGGGCGGCGGGACCCTCACCGATCCCGTGCACGGCTACCTCGCGCCCGTGATCGCGTACATGACCGCCGTCGGCATGACCCGCAGACCCCACTGGCGCGTCGCGCTGTGGGTGGTCCTGCTGCTCAACGCGTTCACGATGCTGGTCAACGGCTACACCACCCCCTTCTCGATCATCCTCACCGTGCTGATCGGCTGGAGCGTGGCCTACGGCACCCTGTACGCCGTCGGCTCCCCCAACGTGCGACCCACCGGGCAGAACCTCCTGGCCGGGCTCCGCCGGGTCGGTTTCCAGCCGGTCAGCGCGATGCGCGCCGAGACGGCCGAGGGCCCCGAGGCGTCCGAGGCGGGCGACCGCGGCCGGCGCTACCACGTCACCCTTGAGGACGGCCCTCCGCTCGACGTCACCGTCGTCGACCGGGAACAGCAGGCCCAGGGCTTCTTCTACCGCGTTTGGCGCCGTCTCACCCTGCGCGGCATCACCACCCGCCGCAGCCTGCAGTCGCTGCGGCAGGCCCTGGAGCAGGAGGCGCTCCTCGCGTACGCGGCCATCGCGGCCGGGGCGAACGCGCCGAAGCTGATCGCCACCTCGGAGCTGGGCCCGGACGCGGTGATGCTCGTGTACGAGCACCTGGGCGGCCGGCCCCTGGACTCCCTCCCCGACGAGGAGATCACCGACGAGCTGACCCGCAACGCCTGGGAGCAGGTGCACGCCCTGCAGTCACGGCGGATCGCCCACCGCAGGCTCACCGGGGACGCCTTGGTGGTGGATCGTTCCGGCAACGTCACCCTCACCGACCTGCGCGGAGGCGAGATCGCGGCCGGCGACCTGGTGCTCCGGATGGACGTGGCACAGCTGCTGGCCACGCTCGGCCTGCGGGTCGGCGCGGAGCGGTCGGTGGCCTCGGCGGTGTCGGTGCTCGGCCCGGACATCGTGGCGGACTGTCTGCCGCTGCTCCAGCCGATCGCGCTGAGCCGGTCCACCCGGGCGTCGCTGCGCAAGCTGGCCCGGGAGCGGGCGGAGCGCGAGCGGGAGGCCGTACTGGAGTCCTCGCGCGCGGCGAAGGCCGCGCGCGAGGCGGGCTCCGCGCCCCCTTCCGCGCCGACCTCGGCCGCCGCCGAACGCAAGGCCGAGAAGAAGGCCCTCGACGACGCGCTGGACGAGGCCCGCGAGGAGGACCTGCTGAGCCAGATCCGCCAGCAGGTGCTGCTGATCCGCCCGCAGGCGCCGGTGGAGCCGGCCCGGCTGGAGCGGATCAGGCCGCGCACCCTGGTGTCGTTCATCGCGGGCGCGTTCGGTGCGTACTTCCTGCTCACCCAGCTGGCGCACGTGGACTTCGGGACGATCATCGCCGACGCGCAGTGGGGCTGGGTCGGGGCGGCGCTCGCCTTCTCGGCCCTCACCTACTTCGCGGCGGCGATGAGCCTGCTGGGCTTCGTGCCGGAGCGGGTGTCGTTCCTGCGGACCGTGGTCGCGCAGGTGGCCGGGTCGTTCGTGAAGCTGGTGGCCCCGGCGGCGGTCGGCGGTGTCGCGCTGAACACGCGCTTCCTCCAGCGCGCGGGCGTCCGGCCGGGTCTGGCGGTCGCGAGCGTGGGCGCCTCGCAGCTGTTCGGTCTGGCCAGCCACATCCTGCTGCTGCTGTCCTTCGGCTACCTGACCGGAACGGAGAAGACGCCGGAGATGACCCCGTCCCGGGCGGTCATCGCGGGGCTGCTGACCGTGGCGGTGCTGGTGCTGGTGGTCACGGCGGTCCCGTTCATGCGGAAGTTCGTGGTCACGCGGGTGCGGGCGCTGTTCGCGGGCGTGGTGCCGCGCATGCTGGACGTGCTCCAGCGGCCGAAGAAGCTGGTGACGGGCATCGGCGGGATGCTGCTGCTGACGGGCTGCTTCGTGATGTGCCTGGACGCGTCGATCAGGGCGTTCGGCGGCGGCGAGGCCATCAGCTACGCGAGCATCGCGGTGGTGTTCCTGGCGGGCAACGCGCTCGGTTCGGCGGCGCCGACGCCGGGCGGCATGGGCGCGGTGGAGACCACGCTGACACTGGGGCTGATCGCGGCGGGGCTGGAGAAGGAGGTTGCGATCTCGGCCGTGCTGCTGTTCCGCCTGATGACCTTCTGGCTGCCGGTGCTGCCGGGGTGGATCTCCTTCAACTTCCTGACCCGCAAGGAAGCGATCTGA
- a CDS encoding alpha/beta hydrolase, producing MPKHLLRVAVAVALLAGAASTSGCSGGGEEKPPKAGGTEGAPPLKWGDCEPPTAAEGGGQAPPKDWQCATLHVPLDYADPEGETIPLALIRAKARNQDERLGSLVFNFGGPGGSGIATLPGAAKEYEALRERYDLVSFDPRGVGRSSPVLCLDNSQLDAYYASDSSPDTPEAEKAYLDNTRRYQQACEAKSGKVLPYVGTRNAARDLDRIRQALGDEKLNYFGISYGTELGGVYAHLFPDKVGRAVFDAVVDPTATAEEGALGQAKGFQLALGNFAQDCVDRGDECRLQGSTAKEIEDNIIKLQKRLAAQPVPGIGDRMLTESAATNGIAQALYSEELWPLLEQGLDEAEGGQGQLLMALSDALNGRDQNGAYSNIGAANTAINCVDSKDRYTLEQTKAKLPAFRAASPVFGDFLGWAMMGCTGWPVPGTASTPDVSAPGADPILVIGNTGDPATPYEGARKMVERLGPGVGVELTYKGEGHGAYNSGDPCVQGAVNSYLLDGKVPPSNTVCTPPPDPSQSPAPPSASASVEPLGA from the coding sequence ATGCCCAAACACCTCCTGCGGGTCGCCGTCGCCGTCGCCCTCCTGGCCGGGGCGGCCAGTACCAGTGGCTGTTCCGGAGGCGGGGAGGAGAAGCCCCCCAAGGCCGGCGGCACCGAGGGGGCGCCCCCGCTGAAATGGGGGGACTGTGAGCCTCCGACGGCCGCCGAGGGGGGCGGGCAGGCACCGCCCAAGGACTGGCAGTGCGCCACGCTCCACGTGCCGCTCGACTACGCGGATCCCGAAGGAGAAACGATTCCTCTGGCCCTGATCCGGGCGAAGGCCAGAAACCAGGACGAGCGCCTCGGCTCGCTCGTGTTCAACTTCGGCGGCCCCGGCGGGTCCGGCATCGCCACCCTGCCCGGCGCCGCCAAGGAGTACGAGGCCCTGCGCGAACGCTACGACCTGGTGAGCTTCGACCCGCGCGGGGTGGGCCGCAGCTCCCCCGTCCTGTGCCTGGACAACAGCCAGCTCGACGCCTACTACGCCTCGGACTCCTCCCCCGACACCCCGGAGGCGGAGAAGGCCTACCTCGACAACACCCGCAGGTACCAACAGGCCTGCGAGGCCAAGTCCGGAAAGGTGCTCCCCTACGTCGGCACCCGGAACGCCGCCCGCGACCTCGACCGGATCCGCCAGGCCCTCGGCGACGAGAAGCTCAACTACTTCGGGATCTCCTACGGGACCGAGCTCGGCGGGGTCTACGCCCACCTCTTCCCGGACAAGGTCGGCCGGGCCGTCTTCGACGCCGTCGTCGACCCGACCGCGACCGCCGAGGAAGGCGCGCTCGGTCAGGCCAAGGGCTTCCAGCTGGCCCTCGGCAACTTCGCGCAGGACTGCGTGGACCGCGGCGACGAGTGCCGGCTCCAGGGCAGCACCGCCAAGGAGATCGAGGACAACATCATCAAGCTCCAGAAGCGGCTGGCCGCCCAACCCGTCCCGGGGATCGGCGACCGGATGCTGACCGAGTCCGCGGCCACCAACGGCATCGCCCAGGCGCTCTACTCCGAGGAACTCTGGCCGCTGCTCGAACAGGGCCTGGACGAGGCCGAGGGCGGTCAGGGGCAGCTGCTGATGGCGCTGTCCGACGCCCTCAACGGCCGCGACCAGAACGGCGCCTACAGCAACATCGGCGCCGCCAACACCGCGATCAACTGCGTCGACTCCAAGGACCGCTACACCCTGGAGCAGACCAAGGCCAAGCTGCCCGCCTTCCGGGCCGCCTCACCGGTGTTCGGCGACTTCCTCGGCTGGGCCATGATGGGCTGCACCGGCTGGCCGGTCCCCGGCACGGCGTCCACCCCGGACGTCTCCGCCCCGGGGGCCGACCCGATCCTGGTGATCGGCAACACGGGAGACCCGGCCACCCCGTACGAGGGCGCCCGCAAGATGGTCGAGCGGCTCGGCCCCGGCGTCGGCGTGGAGCTCACGTACAAGGGCGAGGGGCATGGGGCCTACAACAGCGGCGACCCGTGCGTGCAGGGCGCCGTGAACTCCTACCTGCTGGACGGCAAGGTGCCGCCCTCGAACACCGTCTGCACCCCGCCCCCGGACCCCTCCCAGTCCCCCGCGCCACCGTCGGCCTCGGCCTCGGTGGAACCCCTCGGCGCCTGA